A stretch of the Nerophis ophidion isolate RoL-2023_Sa linkage group LG27, RoL_Noph_v1.0, whole genome shotgun sequence genome encodes the following:
- the LOC133544368 gene encoding fibronectin type III domain-containing protein 4-like isoform X1, producing the protein MPASSHLDAGLVLPLLLLGGWVVGGTVPAAPVNVSVTQLRAHSAMVTWNIPQGDTVIGYAISQQRQDGLMQRSIREVNTSSHWCVLWDLDEDTHYSVQVQSVGPHGDSQPSRALHFRTLERSDHYPAGVLDHHEPAMEGLGMTPHLQTGELLIITTVLLLWAAVIALFCRQYEIIKDNDSNGTREKTKRPLVQAASSYYNASAPSSPIYHNGDIHSGRLPSTRLRHCASRPSRGHTLPTISFTELPPPSASFESERWRRGQQGLFQSKTWTK; encoded by the exons ctGTGCCAGCTGCCCCGGTGAACGTGTCGGTGACCCAATTAAGAGCCCACTCAGCCATGGTGACCTGGAATATCCCTCAAGGAGACACAGTCATTGGCTATGCCATCTCGCAGCAG AGACAGGACGGCCTGATGCAGCGCTCCATCCGGGAGGTGAACACTTCAAGCCACTGGTGTGTGCTTTGGGATCTGGATGAGGACACACACTACAGCGTGCAG GTGCAGTCCGTCGGGCCGCACGGCGACAGTCAACCAAGCAGAGCCCTCCACTTCAGGACACTGGAAAGAAGTGACCACTATCCGGCTGGAGTTTTGGACCACC ATGAGCCGGCCATGGAGGGTTTGGGTATGACACCACACCTGCAAACTGGAGAGCTGCTCATCATCACGACAGTGCTGCTGCTTTGGGCAG CCGTCATCGCCCTGTTCTGCCGTCAGTACGAGATCATCAAGGACAACGACTCAAACGGGACCAGGGAGAAAACCAAGAGGCCGCTGGTCCAGGCTGCGTCCTCCTACTACAACGCCTCAGCCCCGAGCTCGCCAATCTACCACAATGGCGACATCCACAGCGGAAGG ctgccgtcgactcgcctgagacactgcgcgtcaagacccagccgtggacacacccttccgactatcag CTTCACAGAGCTTCCTCCTCCATCAGCATCATTCGAGTCTGAGAGATGGCGTCGGGGTCAGCAGGGTCTATTTCAGAGTAAAACGTGGACAAAATAA